One Maribacter dokdonensis DSW-8 genomic region harbors:
- the rplV gene encoding 50S ribosomal protein L22 has translation MGVRKKQMAERIKAEKKKVAFAKLNNCPTSPRKMRLVADLIRGVKVEQALAILRFNPKEASRKLEKLLLSALANWQAKNEDANLEDADLVVAEIRVDSGAMLKRLRPAPQGRAHRIRKRSNHVTLVLGSKNITEN, from the coding sequence ATGGGAGTTCGTAAAAAACAGATGGCCGAAAGAATTAAGGCCGAGAAGAAAAAAGTAGCTTTCGCTAAGTTGAACAATTGTCCTACTTCACCTAGAAAAATGCGCTTAGTTGCTGATTTAATTCGTGGTGTAAAGGTAGAGCAGGCATTAGCTATATTAAGATTCAATCCAAAAGAAGCTTCAAGAAAGTTAGAGAAATTATTACTTTCTGCTTTGGCTAATTGGCAAGCAAAAAACGAAGATGCAAATTTAGAGGATGCTGATTTGGTAGTTGCTGAGATTAGAGTTGATAGTGGTGCTATGCTTAAGAGATTGCGTCCTGCTCCACAAGGTAGAGCGCATAGAATTAGAAAACGTTCAAACCATGTTACATTGGTTTTGGGGTCAAAAAATATAACAGAAAACTAG
- the rpsS gene encoding 30S ribosomal protein S19 translates to MARSLKKGPYVHYSLEKKIQQSVSSGKKSVIKTWSRASMITPDFVGMTIAVHNGKQFVPVFVTENMVGHKLGEFSPTRSFRGHAGAKNKGKK, encoded by the coding sequence ATGGCACGTTCACTAAAAAAAGGACCATACGTACATTATAGCTTGGAGAAGAAAATCCAGCAAAGTGTATCATCCGGTAAGAAATCGGTAATAAAAACTTGGTCAAGAGCTTCTATGATTACTCCTGATTTTGTTGGAATGACTATAGCGGTTCATAATGGAAAACAATTTGTACCTGTTTTTGTAACAGAAAACATGGTAGGACATAAACTTGGGGAATTTTCGCCAACTAGATCTTTTAGAGGTCATGCTGGTGCAAAAAACAAAGGAAAAAAGTAA
- the rplB gene encoding 50S ribosomal protein L2, with product MSVRKLKPITPGQRFRVVNGFDAITADKPEKSLLAPLKKSGGRNSQGKMTMRQKGGGHKRRYRVIDFKRDKQDVAATVKTIEYDPNRTAFIALLEYADGEKRYVIAQNGLQVGQQVSAGATVAPEIGNALPLSEIPLGTIISCIELRPGQGAVMARSAGTFAQLMAKDGKFVTVKMPSGETRLILSGCVATIGAISNSDHQLLVSGKAGRSRWLGRRPRTRPVAMNPVDHPMGGGEGRASGGHPRSRNGIPAKGFRTRTKTKSTNKYIIERRKK from the coding sequence ATGTCAGTTAGAAAATTAAAACCAATCACTCCAGGGCAGCGTTTTAGAGTAGTAAACGGATTTGACGCCATTACTGCTGATAAGCCGGAAAAAAGCTTGCTTGCTCCGTTAAAAAAGTCCGGAGGTAGAAACAGTCAAGGAAAAATGACCATGCGCCAAAAAGGTGGCGGTCATAAAAGAAGGTATCGTGTAATAGATTTTAAGAGAGATAAGCAGGATGTTGCTGCCACTGTTAAAACTATTGAGTACGATCCAAACAGAACTGCATTTATTGCTCTTTTGGAATATGCAGATGGAGAAAAGCGTTATGTTATCGCTCAAAATGGTTTACAAGTAGGTCAGCAGGTTTCTGCGGGTGCTACTGTAGCTCCTGAGATCGGAAATGCTCTTCCATTAAGCGAGATTCCTTTGGGAACTATAATTTCATGTATTGAGTTAAGACCTGGTCAAGGTGCTGTTATGGCGCGTAGTGCTGGTACTTTTGCTCAATTAATGGCAAAGGATGGTAAGTTTGTTACTGTAAAAATGCCATCTGGTGAAACAAGATTAATTCTTTCTGGTTGTGTTGCGACCATTGGGGCTATTTCAAACTCTGATCATCAATTACTGGTATCTGGTAAAGCAGGTAGAAGTAGATGGTTGGGTAGAAGGCCAAGAACAAGACCAGTAGCTATGAACCCTGTTGATCATCCAATGGGTGGTGGTGAAGGTAGGGCTTCAGGTGGTCATCCAAGATCGAGAAACGGAATACCTGCTAAAGGTTTCAGAACTCGTACGAAGACCAAGAGCACCAATAAGTATATAATAGAACGTAGAAAGAAATAA
- the rpsC gene encoding 30S ribosomal protein S3: MGQKTNPIGNRLGIIRGWESNWYGGNDYGDKLAEDDKIRKYIHARLSKASVSRVIIERTLKLITVTVTTARPGIIIGKGGQEVDKLKEELKKITNKEVQINIFEIKRPELDANLVAASVARQIESRISFRRAIKMAIAAAMRMNAEGIKIQISGRLNGAEMARSESYKDGRIPLSTFRADIDYALQEAQTTYGKLGIKVWIMKGEVYGKRELSPLVGMQKDSSKGGKQEGGRKQRRRK, encoded by the coding sequence ATGGGACAGAAAACAAATCCAATAGGAAATCGTCTAGGAATCATCAGAGGTTGGGAGTCTAACTGGTACGGTGGAAACGATTACGGAGATAAATTGGCTGAGGATGATAAAATACGTAAGTATATTCATGCGAGACTTTCTAAAGCTAGTGTTTCAAGAGTTATAATTGAACGTACCTTAAAACTTATAACTGTAACAGTAACAACTGCAAGACCTGGTATCATAATTGGTAAAGGTGGTCAAGAAGTTGATAAGTTAAAAGAAGAGTTGAAAAAAATCACCAATAAGGAGGTTCAAATCAACATTTTTGAAATAAAAAGACCAGAACTTGATGCTAATTTAGTTGCAGCAAGTGTAGCTCGTCAAATAGAAAGTAGAATTTCTTTTAGAAGAGCGATAAAGATGGCAATCGCTGCAGCAATGCGTATGAATGCCGAAGGTATTAAGATTCAGATCTCAGGTAGATTAAACGGTGCTGAAATGGCACGTTCTGAATCATATAAAGATGGTAGAATTCCATTATCGACCTTTAGAGCTGATATTGATTATGCTTTACAGGAAGCTCAAACAACATATGGTAAACTTGGTATTAAAGTTTGGATTATGAAGGGTGAGGTTTACGGTAAAAGAGAATTATCTCCGTTAGTTGGAATGCAAAAGGATTCTTCTAAAGGTGGTAAACAAGAAGGTGGAAGAAAACAACGTCGTAGAAAGTAA